In Oryza sativa Japonica Group chromosome 2, ASM3414082v1, the following are encoded in one genomic region:
- the LOC112937846 gene encoding 60 kDa jasmonate-induced protein, translated as MGRNVLGRRRPAFISVPWRWVMVDVVAPRDAGSHVEMMRTTLAIADDDLYILGFANRTGHWHVMKDFGGLPEPLTKLTIEHSYGDLVGSFQNLHTVPLGRESAVQAVRTLANYNSAMAEAQLKLPIAKFAIMISEALRFPFIRNTFSTNWESETFMKPDHVKYVVYWGRLSKALVWWKQSGNNWWPRPDSDLGEDFEYINVKTSQDAVKLVDLLIRPASRYS; from the coding sequence ATGGGGAGAAACGTTCTCGGGAGGAGGCGTCCCGCGTTCATCAGCGTGCCATGGAGATGGGTCATGGTGGATGTCGTCGCCCCCAGGGACGCCGGATCACATGTAGAGATGATGAGGACGACATTAGCAATTGCCGATGACGATCTATACATTCTTGGTTTCGCTAATCGCACCGGCCATTGGCACGTCATGAAAGATTTTGGAGGTTTACCAGAACCACTCACGAAGCTAACGATTGAACATAGCTATGGCGACCTGGTTGGTAGTTTCCAGAATCTCCACACAGTTCCTCTGGGAAGGGAGTCCGCCGTACAAGCCGTCAGAACACTTGCAAACTACAACAGCGCCATGGCCGAAGCACAACTCAAACTGCCGATTGCCAAGTTTGCGATCATGATATCTGAAGCCCTGCGGTTCCCTTTCATCAGGAATACGTTCAGTACAAATTGGGAGAGCGAGACCTTCATGAAGCCGGACCATGTGAAATACGTGGTTTATTGGGGACGGCTCTCTAAGGCCCTAGTGTGGTGGAAGCAAAGTGGAAATAATTGGTGGCCACGTCCAGACAGCGACCTTGGTGAAGACTTTGAATACATTAATGTCAAAACGTCACAGGATGCTGTGAAGCTAGTTGATTTGCTGATTCGCCCAGCTTCAAGGTACTCCTAG
- the LOC4328303 gene encoding uncharacterized protein: MTKIYRSWITAMACSCSSSGSPTLPLANGCTCLPSRCRHASRWACARASASYDPMVSPHHFEVFCVPLVPENIFYRSSDNLDPDSNSSVDQESLEWPLSSRCTTHVFSSRKWRWEERSFVRQQGVEPANETIADLQFHPQQFQRRALYLKGEIYVQCKNNSLMRITLSNDKYQMIKSPVESKIDDGNGVLQLGKSEKGVYFVLLMKIIISPNFKFGCSINLHHVVVRLSGR; the protein is encoded by the exons ATGACGAAGATCTACAGATCATGGATCACTGCAATGGCCTGCTCCTGTTCTTCGAGCGGCTCGCCAACCCTGCCACTCGCCAATGGATGCACCTGCCTACCTTCCCGATGTCGCCATGCGTCACGCTGGGCTTGCGCACGGGCTTCTGCCTCGTATGATCCCATGGTATCGCCGCACCACTTTGAGGTGTTTTGTGTCCCTTTGGTTCCCGAAAACATCTTCTATAGAAGCAGCGATAATTTGGACCCCGACAGCAACAGCAGCGTTGATCAGGAGTCATTAGAATGGCCGTTGTCATCGCGGTGCACAACACACGTCTTCTCGTCGAGGAAATGGAGGTGGGAGGAGAGGTCATTTGTCCGCCAACAAGGAGTGGAGCCTGCCAATGAGACCATTGCCGACCTACAATTTCATCCCCAGCAATTCCAACGCCGTGCCTTATATTTGAAGGGAGAAATTTATGTGCAATGCAAGAACAATTCTCTTATGAG AATAACCCTGTCAAATGATAAGTACCAAATGATCAAATCGCCAGTAGAGAGCAAAATTGATGATGGCAACGGCGTCCTTCAGTTGGGAAAATCAGAGAAAGGAGTCTACTTTGTGTTGCTTATGAAGATAATAATTTCCCCCAATTTCAAGTTTGGTTGCTCAATAAATCTTCATCATGTGGTGGTCAGGTTGAGTGGGCGTTGA